DNA from Microbacterium sp. SORGH_AS_0969:
GACCGAGGGCGTTGACCGCGATACCGGCGAGGAAGTCGAGATACTTCGTCCCGTCGGCGTCCCAGAAGTAGGCGCCCTCGCCGCGCACGAACATCGCCATGCGGTCGCCGAAGCTCCGGACGAGGTCGCGTCCGGCGTCTTCCTGCCAGGTTGCCGTGGTCATGCGACCACCTCCGTTCCGATTCCCTTGCTGGTGAACAGTTCGACGAGCACCGAGTGCGGCACGCGTCCGTCGATGATGGCCGCGGTGGGCACTCCCCCGTCGACGGCGTCGAGGCACGCCTGCATCTTCGGGATCATGCCCGACTCGAGCTTCGGCACCATCGCGCGCAGCTCCGTCGAGGTGAGGTGCGACACGAGCGAGTCGCGGTTCGGCCAGTCGGCGTAGAGCCCGGGCACGTCGGTGAGGACGACGAGCTTCTTCGCGTTCAACGCGACCGCGAGCGCCGCGGCCGCGGCATCCGCGTTCACGTTCAGCGAGTTGCCGGGGTGGTCGAGATCGGGCGCGATGCTCGAGACGATCGGCACGCGGCCCGCGGCCAGGTGGTCGAGCACGGGCTGCGGGTCGACCGTGACGACGTCGCCGACGCGGCCCAGGTCGTGCTCGACCCCGTCCACGACCACGCCGCGGCGACGACCGCCGAACAGGCCGGCGTCCTCTCCGCTGAGACCGGTCGCGAGAGGTCCGTGCGCGTTGACCTTCGCCACGAGCTGCGGGTTGATCTGTCCGGTGAGCACCATCCGGACCACGCCGATGGCCTCGGTCGAGGTGACGCGATAGCCGCCGCGGAACTCGCTCGGGATCTCGAGGCGATTCAGCATCGACGAGATCTGCGGACCGCCGCCGTGCACGACGACGGGCTTCACGCCCACGTAGCGCAGGTACGCGATGTCGGCGGCGAAGGCGTCCTGCAGCTCGTCGCTGACCATGGCGTTTCCGCCGTACTTCACCACGACGACCTGGTCGCGGTACTTGCGCACCCACGGCAGCGATTCGACGAGCGTGACCGCCCGATCGCTGGCTTCGGCGGGATCGGTGTCTTGGAGGTCGACGTGGGTCATGAGGAGTAGGCGCTGTTCTCGTGGACGTAATCGTGCGTGAGGTCGTTGGTGCGGATCGTGGCCGCGGCCTCGCCGACGCGCAGGTCGACGACGAGGTCGGTCGCGCGGGGGGTCAGGTCGACGTCCTCACGCGGACGGTCCGGACCGCCGGCGGTGCACACGCGCACGCCGTTCATCCAGACGTCGACGTCGTACGGGTCGAAGGCGGCGTCGGTCGTCCCGATCGCGGCGAGCACCCGACCCCAGTTCGGGTCGTTGCCGAAGACCGCGGCCTTGAAGAGGTTGTTCCGGGCGATCGAGCGGCCCACCACGACGGCGTCGTCCTCGCTCGCGGCGTTCACGACCCGGATGGTGATGTCATGGCTGGCGCCCTCGGCATCGCCTTGCAGCTGTGCCGCGAGATCGTCGCATACCGCGGTGAGAGCCTCGGCGAACTCCTCGGCGGGAACCCGGATGCCACTGGCCCCGCTCGCCATCAAAGTGACCTGGTCGTTCGTCGACATGCAGCCGTCCGAGTCGAGCCGGTCGAAACTCACGCGCGTCGCGGCGCGGAGCGCCGCGTCCGCCTCGGCCGCGTCGAGGACGACGTCGGTGGTGATCACGACGAGCATGGTCGCCAGGCCCGGCGCCAGCATCCCCGCGCCCTTCGCCATCGCGCCGATCGACCACCCCTCGCCCACGTGCACGGCCCGCTTGGGCTTCGAGTCGGTGGTCATGATCGCGAGCGACGCGTCCTCGCCGCCCTCGGGCGAGAGCGTCGCGATCCCCTGGTCGACGCCCGCGAGAACCTTCGCGCGGAAGACCTCGTCACCGGTGCCGATGAGGCCGGTCGAGCACACGAGCACATCGCCCGCGCCGACACCGAGCAGCTCGGCCGCGCGCTCGGCGGTCTGGTGCGTGGTCTGGAAGCCGAACGACCCGGTGAAGCAGTTCGCTCCGCCCGAGTTGAGCACGATGGCCTCGACGACGCCGTCCTTCACGACCTGCTCCGACCACAGGATCGGGTTGGCCTTCGCCCGGTTCGAGGTGAAGACCGCGGCGCCCACCTTGAGAGGGCCACGGTTGACCACGACGGCGACATCGCGCGCATGCGTCGACTTGAGGCCGACGGCGACTCCGGCCGCCTCGAATCCGGCGGGGGCGGTCACGCTCACGGGGCGACTCCGTTCAGGGGAAGGGCCGTGGTCTCGGCGAGACCCAGGGCGATGTTCATGGACTGCACGGCGGCTCCGGCCGTGCCCTTGACGAGATTGTCGACCGCGGCGACCGAGATCACACGGTTCGCCGCCCGATCGATCGCGAGCCCGATCGAGGCGACGTTGGCGCCGAGCACGTCGGCCGTCCGCGGGAAGACGCCCTCCGGAAGGAGCTCGACGAAGGGCTCATCGGCGTAGGCGTTCTCCCACGCGGCGCGGATCTCGGCATCCGTCGCCCCTTCCCGAATGGGTGCCGACGAGGTCGCGAGGATCCCCCGCGCCATGGGGACGAGGACCGGGGTGAACGAGATCCGGATGCCGTCGGCCACCGCTCCGGCCGCGGCGAGCGCCTGCCGGATCTCGGGGATGTGCCGGTGCGTCCCGCCCACCGCGTAGGGATTGGCGGTGCCGAGGATCTCGCTGGCGAGGAGGTTCGTCTTCGCGGCCTTCCCCGCCCCGCTCGGCCCGACGGCGAGGACCGAGACGATGTCGCCCGGGTCGATGACACCCGCGGCGACGCCCGGCGCGAGCGAGAGCGCCACGGTGGACGCGTTGCAGCCCGGGGCCGCGATACGCGTCACGCCGCGCAGGTTGTCGCGCTGCTTGCCGCCCGCGACGGGCAGCTCCGGCACGCCGTACGCCCACGGCTCGGCGTGCGTGCCGCCGTAGAACGCGGCCCAATCGTCCGACGAGGTGAGGCGGTGGTCGGCCCCCGCGTCGATCACGAGCGGGGTGTCCGCGAGGGCGTCGGTGTACTGCGCGGACTGGCCGTGCGGCAGCGCGAGGAAGACGACGTCATGGCCCGCGAGAATCTCGGGGGTCGTCACCTGCAGCTCGAGGTGCGCGAGCGACCGGAGGTGGGGCTGGTGGGCGAGAAGCGGCTGACCCGCGCTGGAGTGCGCGGTGACGGTGCGGATCTCGACATCGGGATGATCGGCGAGGAGGCGGAGGATCTCGCCGCCCGCATAGCCGGAAGCGCCGGAGACGGCGACCGAGAGGGTCATGTATCTACCTTAGGAGTCGGGGCGGGTGCTGAAATTCAGCGCGTACCGGGGCGGCGACGCCCGCAAGCCCGACAACCGGCGGGCTACGAGGTCGCCGAAACTCGGCGTGCGACCCGACGTCGGCGCAGCGCAGCGGTGCTCACGGAGAGCTCCGAGCTGAACGCGGCGATCGACGACATCTGGCG
Protein-coding regions in this window:
- the argB gene encoding acetylglutamate kinase, with amino-acid sequence MTHVDLQDTDPAEASDRAVTLVESLPWVRKYRDQVVVVKYGGNAMVSDELQDAFAADIAYLRYVGVKPVVVHGGGPQISSMLNRLEIPSEFRGGYRVTSTEAIGVVRMVLTGQINPQLVAKVNAHGPLATGLSGEDAGLFGGRRRGVVVDGVEHDLGRVGDVVTVDPQPVLDHLAAGRVPIVSSIAPDLDHPGNSLNVNADAAAAALAVALNAKKLVVLTDVPGLYADWPNRDSLVSHLTSTELRAMVPKLESGMIPKMQACLDAVDGGVPTAAIIDGRVPHSVLVELFTSKGIGTEVVA
- the argJ gene encoding bifunctional glutamate N-acetyltransferase/amino-acid acetyltransferase ArgJ, with the translated sequence MSVTAPAGFEAAGVAVGLKSTHARDVAVVVNRGPLKVGAAVFTSNRAKANPILWSEQVVKDGVVEAIVLNSGGANCFTGSFGFQTTHQTAERAAELLGVGAGDVLVCSTGLIGTGDEVFRAKVLAGVDQGIATLSPEGGEDASLAIMTTDSKPKRAVHVGEGWSIGAMAKGAGMLAPGLATMLVVITTDVVLDAAEADAALRAATRVSFDRLDSDGCMSTNDQVTLMASGASGIRVPAEEFAEALTAVCDDLAAQLQGDAEGASHDITIRVVNAASEDDAVVVGRSIARNNLFKAAVFGNDPNWGRVLAAIGTTDAAFDPYDVDVWMNGVRVCTAGGPDRPREDVDLTPRATDLVVDLRVGEAAATIRTNDLTHDYVHENSAYSS
- the argC gene encoding N-acetyl-gamma-glutamyl-phosphate reductase; this encodes MTLSVAVSGASGYAGGEILRLLADHPDVEIRTVTAHSSAGQPLLAHQPHLRSLAHLELQVTTPEILAGHDVVFLALPHGQSAQYTDALADTPLVIDAGADHRLTSSDDWAAFYGGTHAEPWAYGVPELPVAGGKQRDNLRGVTRIAAPGCNASTVALSLAPGVAAGVIDPGDIVSVLAVGPSGAGKAAKTNLLASEILGTANPYAVGGTHRHIPEIRQALAAAGAVADGIRISFTPVLVPMARGILATSSAPIREGATDAEIRAAWENAYADEPFVELLPEGVFPRTADVLGANVASIGLAIDRAANRVISVAAVDNLVKGTAGAAVQSMNIALGLAETTALPLNGVAP